Proteins encoded in a region of the Halostella limicola genome:
- a CDS encoding PadR family transcriptional regulator: protein MRKSGPPKGLISYLVLELLDEKPRYGYEILKEIEEISGGHWEPSYGSVYPILYKFEEKGWAERIEREDEPDRKYFELTESGREELAEKREESADKAKDFADVILGFYHVYVGFATDERFDVPSRAESWRFDEEFSAWIVEQMVRHHEHYFDEFERIGETPEEFNSRHGLDEE, encoded by the coding sequence ATGCGGAAGAGCGGCCCGCCGAAAGGCCTGATCTCGTATCTCGTGCTCGAACTGCTGGACGAGAAGCCCCGGTACGGCTACGAGATCCTGAAGGAGATAGAGGAGATAAGCGGCGGCCACTGGGAGCCGTCGTACGGCTCCGTCTACCCCATCCTCTACAAGTTCGAGGAGAAGGGGTGGGCGGAGCGGATCGAACGCGAGGACGAACCGGACCGGAAGTACTTCGAGCTCACCGAGAGCGGTCGCGAGGAGCTGGCCGAGAAACGGGAGGAGAGCGCGGACAAGGCCAAGGACTTCGCGGACGTGATCCTCGGCTTCTACCACGTGTACGTCGGCTTCGCCACCGACGAGCGCTTCGACGTGCCGTCGCGGGCAGAGAGCTGGCGGTTCGACGAGGAGTTCAGCGCCTGGATCGTCGAGCAGATGGTCCGCCACCACGAGCACTACTTCGACGAGTTCGAGCGCATCGGGGAGACGCCCGAGGAGTTCAACTCGCGCCACGGCCTCGACGAGGAGTAG
- a CDS encoding heme-binding protein, with amino-acid sequence MDRRDPPPTEEGWYVLHDLRTIDWDAWRAAPDRERERALEEGVEYLEAVEGVDADRGDSAVFSVVGHKADLMFVHLRPTMSDLDALEREFEGTAFAGFTEQSSSYVSVTEASGYTERARDYFEGEVDDDSGLAQYIRARIHPGLPEDGYVSFYPMSKRRDPEYNWYDLPFDERAEHMADHGDIGRDYAGKVNQIITGSVGFDDWEWGVTLFADDPTDIKDLLYEMRFDPSSSKFAEFGQFYFGRRFPPADLDAFLAGEKVPTDDGADESAASDAGSKLRDELDALGVDADAPEGSHGLVLRSDADAETVREEVDGLRGNFEHYDTHVLTEVREDGDGTAVVSVWETESAADTARGFLEDLPGVTETTAGPLDGDGATTTQSGGADDGADAIRDELDDLDIYAGQPRGEDVYALVLYTEADPDDLHGEVEDLRDGFDRYDTHVKTAVYAADGAEAAVVSIWDTADAADTASDFLSDLPGIVRQAGDDGTSGFGTMGMFYTVKPEHRDDFVEKFGAVGDVLADMDGHRATHLYANREDENDMFIASRWDSKEDCMDFFRSDAFADTVDWGRDVLADRPRHVFLA; translated from the coding sequence ATGGACCGACGGGATCCCCCGCCGACGGAAGAGGGCTGGTACGTGCTCCACGACCTCCGGACGATCGACTGGGACGCCTGGCGTGCCGCCCCGGACCGCGAGCGAGAGCGCGCCCTGGAGGAGGGCGTCGAGTACCTCGAAGCCGTCGAGGGCGTCGACGCGGACCGCGGCGACTCCGCCGTCTTCAGCGTCGTCGGCCACAAGGCCGACCTCATGTTCGTCCACCTGCGCCCGACCATGAGCGACCTCGACGCGCTCGAACGCGAGTTCGAGGGGACGGCCTTCGCCGGGTTCACCGAGCAGTCGAGCTCCTACGTCTCGGTCACCGAGGCGTCGGGCTACACCGAGCGTGCCCGCGACTACTTCGAGGGGGAGGTCGACGACGATTCCGGTCTCGCGCAGTACATCCGGGCGCGCATCCACCCGGGGCTTCCCGAGGACGGCTACGTCAGCTTCTACCCGATGAGCAAGCGCCGGGACCCCGAGTACAACTGGTACGACCTGCCGTTCGACGAGCGCGCCGAGCACATGGCCGACCACGGCGACATCGGCCGTGACTACGCCGGCAAGGTGAACCAGATCATCACCGGCAGCGTCGGCTTCGACGACTGGGAGTGGGGCGTCACGCTGTTCGCCGACGACCCGACGGACATCAAGGACCTGCTGTACGAGATGCGCTTCGACCCCTCCTCGTCGAAGTTCGCGGAGTTCGGCCAGTTCTACTTCGGCCGGCGGTTCCCGCCGGCGGACCTCGACGCCTTCCTCGCCGGCGAGAAAGTGCCGACGGACGACGGCGCCGACGAGTCGGCGGCGAGCGACGCCGGGTCGAAGCTCCGCGACGAACTCGACGCGCTCGGCGTCGACGCCGACGCGCCCGAGGGATCGCACGGTCTCGTGCTCCGCTCGGACGCCGACGCCGAGACGGTCCGCGAGGAGGTCGACGGCCTCCGCGGCAACTTCGAGCACTACGACACGCACGTCCTGACCGAGGTCCGCGAGGACGGGGACGGCACCGCGGTCGTCTCCGTCTGGGAGACCGAGAGCGCCGCCGACACCGCCCGGGGCTTCCTCGAGGACCTGCCGGGCGTCACCGAGACCACGGCGGGGCCGCTCGACGGCGACGGGGCGACGACGACCCAGTCCGGCGGCGCGGACGACGGCGCCGACGCCATCCGCGACGAACTGGACGACCTCGACATCTACGCCGGCCAGCCCCGCGGCGAGGACGTGTACGCGCTGGTGCTGTACACCGAGGCCGACCCCGACGACCTGCACGGCGAGGTCGAGGACCTCCGGGACGGCTTCGACCGCTACGACACCCACGTCAAGACCGCCGTCTACGCCGCCGACGGCGCTGAGGCGGCCGTCGTCTCCATCTGGGACACCGCCGACGCCGCCGACACCGCCAGCGACTTCCTCTCGGACCTGCCCGGGATCGTCCGACAGGCAGGCGACGATGGCACCTCCGGGTTCGGCACGATGGGGATGTTCTACACCGTCAAGCCCGAACACCGCGACGACTTCGTCGAGAAGTTCGGCGCCGTCGGCGACGTGCTCGCGGACATGGACGGCCACCGCGCGACGCATCTCTACGCGAACCGCGAGGACGAGAACGACATGTTCATCGCCAGCCGCTGGGACTCGAAGGAGGACTGCATGGACTTCTTCCGCAGCGACGCCTTCGCCGACACCGTCGACTGGGGTCGCGACGTCCTCGCGGACCGACCGCGGCACGTGTTCCTCGCGTAA
- the pyrH gene encoding UMP kinase: protein MKVVVSIGGSVLAPDLGSERVSEHAAVIEALADEGCSVGAVVGGGGVAREYIGTARDLGANEIELDQIGIDVTRLNARLLIAALGENAVPAPAEDYEQAGEAMRRGDVCVMGGVTPAQTTDAVSAALAEYVNADLLVYATSVPGVFNADPNEDADAQRFDRLSAGELVDVIADLDMTAGSSAPVDLLAAKIIERSGVRTIVLDGTDPQRIADAVRHGDHDGTDVVPESAGDEPTYWAEG from the coding sequence CTCGGGTCCGAGCGGGTCAGCGAGCACGCCGCCGTCATCGAGGCGCTCGCCGACGAGGGTTGTTCGGTCGGCGCGGTCGTCGGCGGCGGCGGCGTCGCGCGCGAGTACATCGGGACGGCGCGGGACCTCGGCGCGAACGAGATCGAACTCGACCAGATCGGCATCGACGTGACGCGTCTGAACGCGCGCCTGCTCATCGCGGCGCTCGGCGAGAACGCCGTCCCCGCCCCCGCGGAGGACTACGAGCAGGCGGGCGAGGCGATGCGCCGCGGTGACGTCTGCGTCATGGGCGGCGTCACGCCGGCGCAGACGACCGACGCCGTCAGCGCGGCGCTCGCGGAGTACGTCAACGCCGACCTGCTCGTCTACGCCACGAGCGTCCCCGGCGTGTTCAACGCCGACCCCAACGAGGACGCCGACGCGCAGCGGTTCGACCGGCTCTCGGCCGGCGAACTCGTCGACGTGATCGCCGATCTGGACATGACCGCGGGCAGCTCCGCGCCGGTCGACCTGCTCGCCGCGAAGATCATCGAGCGCTCCGGCGTGCGCACCATCGTCCTCGACGGGACCGACCCGCAGCGGATCGCCGACGCCGTCCGGCACGGCGACCACGACGGGACGGACGTCGTGCCCGAGAGCGCGGGCGACGAACCGACCTACTGGGCAGAGGGATGA
- a CDS encoding site-2 protease family protein: protein MSTLTWVLAGIIAYWFAVLLLRRQGWLPEYVGTQGPIMTLHTKRGRAFLDRLSAPKRFWRAWANFGIGTAVVLMVGSFLFLLFGAFAALQQTEATAVNQPRNVLVIPGVNDFLPLSAAPEIVAGLLVGLVVHEGGHGLLCRVEDIDIDSMGLAFFTIIPVGAFVEPDEESQREADRGARTRMFAAGVTNNFAVTILAFALLFGPVIGSIGVASGAAVGASLPGSPADAAEIDNGDRITAVDGQPVESNGDLDAVLENASDREVSVEINGEETRTVERSLLVTAVTPDGPADLQRGETVRAVNGTEVYTERAFEDAVAEREVVRLTVQANGSDSVRETTFPAGAYVHVAEDGPLSGTDASAGDGVVIVRMNDQRIASLSDLHDWADDTSPGDEVSMVAYRNGSRETYNFTLGEHPTEDIGFIGVTRQAQGMTGTSVSDFGIRTYPSQQYLALLGGEGDGPNFGGPVGSFFGKIVVTLFLPLGSLALPSFPFPFAGFTPNITNFFVVQGPLSVLGGGVFTLANVLFWTGWINVQLGFFNCIPAFPLDGGRILRTGTEAVVSRLPISSTHELTRTVTTTVGLTMFVAFLLLVFGPQLVSG, encoded by the coding sequence ATGAGTACGCTGACGTGGGTGCTCGCCGGCATTATCGCCTACTGGTTCGCGGTCCTGCTGCTTCGCCGTCAGGGATGGCTCCCGGAGTACGTCGGGACGCAGGGCCCAATCATGACCCTCCACACGAAGCGCGGTCGGGCGTTCCTGGACCGCCTTTCCGCCCCGAAGCGCTTCTGGCGGGCGTGGGCGAACTTCGGCATCGGCACCGCCGTCGTCCTGATGGTCGGATCGTTCCTGTTCCTGCTTTTCGGCGCGTTCGCCGCGCTCCAGCAGACGGAGGCGACGGCGGTCAACCAGCCCCGCAACGTCCTGGTGATCCCCGGCGTCAACGACTTCCTCCCGCTGTCGGCCGCGCCGGAGATCGTCGCCGGCCTGCTTGTCGGCCTCGTCGTCCACGAGGGCGGGCACGGCCTGCTCTGTCGCGTCGAGGACATCGACATCGACTCGATGGGGCTGGCCTTCTTCACGATCATCCCGGTCGGCGCGTTCGTCGAACCCGACGAGGAGAGCCAGCGCGAGGCCGACCGCGGCGCCCGGACCCGGATGTTCGCGGCGGGCGTCACCAACAACTTCGCGGTCACGATACTCGCGTTCGCGCTGCTTTTCGGCCCCGTCATCGGCTCAATCGGCGTGGCGTCGGGCGCGGCCGTCGGCGCGAGCCTCCCGGGGTCGCCGGCCGACGCCGCGGAGATCGATAACGGCGACCGCATCACCGCCGTCGACGGTCAGCCGGTCGAGTCGAACGGCGACCTCGACGCGGTGCTCGAAAACGCCTCCGACCGCGAGGTGAGCGTCGAGATTAACGGCGAGGAGACCCGCACCGTCGAGCGCTCCCTGCTCGTGACCGCGGTCACGCCGGACGGGCCGGCGGACCTGCAGCGCGGCGAGACGGTCCGCGCGGTCAACGGGACGGAGGTGTACACCGAGCGGGCCTTCGAGGACGCCGTCGCCGAGCGCGAGGTCGTGCGCCTGACCGTGCAGGCGAACGGCTCCGACTCGGTCCGGGAGACGACGTTCCCCGCCGGCGCGTACGTCCACGTCGCCGAGGACGGGCCGCTCAGCGGGACCGACGCGTCGGCCGGCGACGGCGTCGTGATCGTCCGGATGAACGACCAGCGGATCGCCTCGCTGTCGGACCTCCACGACTGGGCCGACGACACGTCGCCCGGCGACGAGGTGTCGATGGTCGCCTACCGGAACGGGAGCCGCGAGACGTACAACTTCACCCTCGGCGAGCACCCGACCGAGGATATCGGGTTCATCGGGGTCACCCGCCAGGCGCAGGGGATGACCGGCACCTCGGTCAGCGACTTCGGGATCCGGACGTACCCGTCCCAGCAGTACCTCGCGCTCCTGGGCGGTGAGGGCGACGGCCCGAACTTCGGCGGCCCCGTCGGGTCGTTCTTCGGGAAGATCGTCGTCACGCTGTTCCTGCCGCTGGGGTCGCTGGCGCTCCCGAGCTTCCCGTTCCCGTTCGCCGGGTTCACGCCCAACATCACGAACTTCTTCGTCGTGCAGGGGCCGCTGTCGGTCCTCGGCGGCGGCGTGTTCACGCTGGCGAACGTGCTGTTCTGGACCGGCTGGATCAACGTCCAGCTGGGCTTTTTCAACTGCATCCCGGCGTTCCCGCTCGACGGCGGGCGCATCCTCAGAACCGGGACCGAGGCCGTCGTCTCGCGGCTTCCGATCTCCTCGACGCACGAGCTCACCAGAACCGTGACGACGACGGTGGGCCTGACGATGTTCGTCGCGTTCCTCCTGCTGGTGTTCGGGCCGCAGCTCGTCTCGGGGTAG
- the lysS gene encoding lysine--tRNA ligase — protein sequence MTDERDPYTLQDGDQRHAFWADEVADAVEAREPDEPVVIKGGISPSGVPHLGNVNEIMRGYVVAEVLRDRGHEVRQVFTTDDRDPLRKLPRTLADLDGNLVDLGDVDAGALGRNLGKPYTDIPDPFGCCDSYGDHFSTLIAESAELLGVPLDVVSNTEMYAAGDFDDAVRHVLEHRDAAREVLAPYQDKVGEDYVPFNPVCENCGKITETVTAVDVESGTVEYECTDMEAGDRSIEGCGHEGTASFREGKLPWRFEWPAQWQVLGVDFEPFGKDHAEGSWPSGEDVARNVFEFEPPVPMVYEWFTLNGEPFSSSEGNVILVSDVLELLEPEVLRYFFTKDPSKARDFDVERLDQLVDEFDAFEATYFGEGDADERERELAERAYPIAVGEIREDRIRLPYTFAAVLGMTDDEDLREEIARREGHIPDDAPGWAVEDALARVERARNWARRTDNEFNYELKRQAIPDVDLDEDTAAALDELANFVEGEDDPEAIQGEIYETAKRHDIPVGDFFSVGYRLFFDEEQGPKLGPFLAKLDRTFVLERLRREG from the coding sequence ATGACCGACGAGCGAGACCCGTACACCCTGCAGGACGGCGACCAGCGCCACGCCTTCTGGGCCGACGAGGTTGCGGACGCGGTCGAGGCCCGAGAGCCGGACGAGCCGGTCGTGATCAAGGGCGGCATCTCCCCCTCCGGCGTCCCGCACCTCGGCAACGTCAACGAGATCATGCGCGGCTACGTCGTCGCCGAGGTGCTCCGGGACCGCGGCCACGAGGTCCGACAGGTGTTCACCACCGACGACCGCGACCCGCTCCGGAAGCTCCCGCGGACCCTCGCCGACCTCGACGGGAACCTCGTCGATCTGGGCGACGTCGACGCGGGCGCGCTCGGGCGCAACCTCGGCAAGCCGTACACGGACATCCCGGACCCCTTCGGCTGCTGTGACTCCTACGGCGACCACTTCTCGACGCTCATCGCGGAGAGCGCGGAGCTGCTCGGCGTGCCCCTCGACGTCGTCTCGAACACCGAGATGTACGCGGCCGGCGACTTCGACGACGCCGTCCGGCACGTCCTGGAGCACCGCGACGCCGCCCGCGAGGTGCTCGCGCCGTACCAGGACAAGGTCGGCGAGGACTACGTCCCGTTCAACCCCGTCTGCGAGAACTGCGGGAAGATCACCGAGACGGTGACCGCGGTCGACGTGGAGTCCGGCACTGTCGAGTACGAGTGCACCGACATGGAGGCCGGCGACCGGTCCATCGAGGGCTGCGGCCACGAGGGCACCGCATCGTTCCGGGAGGGGAAGCTCCCGTGGCGCTTCGAGTGGCCCGCCCAGTGGCAGGTGCTCGGCGTCGACTTCGAGCCGTTCGGCAAGGACCACGCCGAGGGCTCGTGGCCGAGCGGCGAGGACGTCGCCCGCAACGTCTTCGAGTTCGAGCCGCCGGTGCCGATGGTGTACGAGTGGTTCACTCTGAACGGTGAGCCGTTCTCCTCCTCTGAGGGGAACGTGATCCTCGTCTCCGACGTGCTGGAGCTGCTCGAACCGGAGGTGCTCCGGTACTTCTTCACGAAGGACCCGAGCAAGGCCCGGGACTTCGACGTCGAGCGCCTCGACCAGCTGGTCGACGAGTTCGACGCCTTCGAGGCGACGTACTTCGGCGAGGGGGACGCCGACGAGCGCGAGCGGGAGCTCGCGGAGCGCGCGTACCCCATCGCCGTCGGCGAGATCCGCGAGGACCGGATCCGCCTGCCGTACACCTTCGCGGCCGTCCTCGGCATGACCGACGACGAGGACCTGCGCGAGGAGATCGCCCGACGAGAGGGCCACATCCCGGACGACGCGCCGGGGTGGGCCGTGGAGGACGCCCTCGCCCGCGTCGAGCGCGCCCGCAACTGGGCGCGGCGCACGGACAACGAGTTCAACTACGAGCTGAAGCGGCAGGCGATCCCCGACGTGGACCTCGACGAGGACACCGCGGCCGCGCTCGACGAGCTCGCGAACTTCGTGGAGGGCGAGGACGACCCCGAGGCGATCCAGGGGGAGATCTACGAGACGGCGAAGCGCCACGACATCCCGGTCGGGGACTTCTTCTCGGTCGGCTACCGGCTGTTCTTCGACGAGGAACAGGGCCCGAAGCTCGGTCCCTTCCTCGCGAAGCTCGACCGGACCTTCGTGCTGGAACGGCTCCGGCGCGAGGGGTGA